The following DNA comes from Alosa alosa isolate M-15738 ecotype Scorff River chromosome 13, AALO_Geno_1.1, whole genome shotgun sequence.
gaaaggtactggcttgatgaaattcattctggactctctatccgaccacataaagacctcgggatacttcggtttggctttagggaccctctactcactaccacataAGTgttatgttgtttggaactgtagaagaggtataaaaacagcgttttgtagcggcgaattTGATATGCCCTGCTAACTTCCAGGCTACGAGTTTTGACTGAAAATGGtacaatcgaactttctcaaaacacatccgaatgacatgattttgatgtcaactcaacgcaTGTacccccaatcatccgtaaatcgatctaaagtgcattttactccggataattcctttaaaatgGATTCAGTTCATTTGTtctctcatcaatctacacataatactccaacactccacaaaaaatcaggtgtttggagtgttttgtaaatttataaaaagtctgaaatattccatttacataagtattcagaccctttgttatgacacttgcaattgagctctggtgcatcctacttctatcaatggtctttgagatgcttctacaacttgattagagtccacctgtgccAAATTTAATTCATTGGCCATTATTAGGAGAGGtagacatctctttatatacgGTCTCACAGTttatggtgtatgtcagagtaaaaaccaagccacaaggtcaagataattgtccgtagacctgcgagacagggttgtgtgaagacacagacctggggaaggatacaaaaacaattctgcagcattgaaagtgcccaagagcatgGTAGCCtcaatcattctcaaatggaaaagtttggaacaactaacagtcttcctagatctgatctggccgctcagccaaactgagtaatccagtcagggccttggtcagacagggaaccaaggacccagtggtcactatgaatgagatccagagttcctttgagaggattAGAGAAGCATAAAGAAGGACAAATATTACTGTTAGTTGTTCCAATCTTTTCCAGTACTTTAAATGCtgcagaatttttttaatttttaaccaCTATTAGAACAGTAGTTTtgggcttccaaaaatggcaaaaatgccaatgtgtcaattagggccGTGGCACCCGAAATTCAAATGAACGCCACGggcaaaccgtttgagatattgacctgaaacttcagattccttcgtttggtaacataaggcatattttcacagcttttcagcaaaatctgagaggtacCATGTACATGATACTCCGATATTGGCTGTtttcacatggaatgaccctactccctccccctccctcctgtgcaattgaaacccTCCTAAACGCGCATGTCGTCATGTTATTCGCCTTGTTCACCCAGAACAAGGCTatagggtacacttgccatcacactgacaaaataaaagttcacagaaaaagaagaaagaagaaggcCTGCCCATAGGGCCTGCCAGACGAAGATGGCGGAGCAAGATAGTTTGTCGTAGTTCACGTCTATGGGCgcaaaatgtacctgaaattgTCAAGAGGGTTTGAGGATTATGAAAACATGTCCAATTGACATTCCCAACTATATAGAACCAAgatcttagcatatgtggtgaaattctgagctatggccatagacttcaataGATTAGAACAGtcactgcctctgctctgcataaagggggattttgtaAAGAATTACAAAAAATCTAAGTACTTTATTTGTAGCTACAGTAAATTAAGAAATGCTTTGgctggggtaattcacaaagcagtatttACCTCTTGCAGAACTGTCTAAAAAAGACAGCCACCTCCTAaaaagatggcatcatgtcatatgttttaatacattcatatattttggaACTCATTTTAAGTTTGTATCTTTTTAAAGAATTAATATTCTgtgatctgcataattactaataccCAACTAagtttttctcattttctcgGATTAAATTATACCCCATGGTGCTATGCTGTGCAGTGCAAAGGTTTTGAGAGACAATCTATAGAAATaaaatttgacttgacttgacaagaTGAGTGAGCAATCcgcaattattaaattaaattaaaccaCAATTCAACACCTTCAACTTTAAtgaaatgttgacatcatgCCATACACATTTTTGACTCCAGCTGAGTTCCTAGTCTTAAAGTATTGTTCAGAAAAGAAGTTTGGTAGACAAAACTGTGCTAGACTGCTCCTATAGCCAACAATCCCCAATCTACCCTTTGGGAATTTAACTGTTGAATATGATACTtggatatttgtttttttttagcagccagttgaaatgagtagaacagacaggtgtttgtaggctacataactttcgatatttattagatagatagatagatagatagatactttattgatccccaagggaaaattcaagatattgcaaatcgacagacctacggttcacttcagcctgtgtcataggttttcgttgtgaggcagaaagatctagcttttgctgcttggaggacttttatggaagcatatgagtagctttattcaaatgagaatgcaatctgcaatatgcaattcaaaaagacatgacattatgcaattgacaattcattatgcaatttaatattgcaatttgcaataatatccaacaaattgtattttaatctgcaaagtgacaatgaaatcctaaaatcaattcccataattttggttaaaaaattagaataaacatggattgaattgcattccattttgccatggtacttcagtctcaaaattcaaatggcaattcattttgcattttaattttcaatattcagtttcatcatttaactgtcaattcgttttgcaatttaatatttaaagtgcaatgtaggattgcattttaaaaacatatttggcaaaactgtcaatgccagtctgaaaagattttggattattttgggcaaaacgttttgccatcgttttgaggcattttattcaaatggaaaagaaatagcgccccccgtgattgcattgcactttAGTCACGCTCTTTGTTAGCACTCCATAATGCCTTTTAAAGTTAACGTGGGGACCCATGTGTTTGTTGTTATTACCAGTCAAAGTGGTGCTGTCCCTGGTGGACTCCAGTCTGGGAGCCATTGTCAGCACGCTCCAGTTCCACTCCAAGGTGGTAGTCCAGGGAGCCGTCATCCACAGGGCCCAGGTAGCGCAGGGTGCCGGTGCTGATCCGACCCGAGGGCAACAGAACCCGGACGCGGTGGCCAACCTGCAGGTCCATGGGGGAGTGTGGCACAAAGACCCGGTGGGGGCCAGACCCACTTCTCCAGGAAGAGACACTGCAGGGGGACAAGAGCGGAGTAGGGGTGCGCTACTGAAACGTGCCACTGTGGAGTTATAGATAGCTGGACAGATCACAGGGCAATTCACAAAGCAAAGATAGTCTGCTACAAGGCAAGCTTCTGGTTTGCTAGGTTGTGCAAAATAAACCTGCCACCCTGTTATTCATGGATCATTGAAGTTGACACCTCAGACAATTAAGTCTAAAGGTTAAAGActatagtatatatagtatatatactttttaggGGGGATTTCTTCCTTTATATCAATAGGACAATGGAAAGAGATAGAAAGCAAGtaagagatggggtgggatcgggacatgATCGCAGGTTGAAATCGAACCTGGGATCCTATGGGCACTGAGACCCAAATGTGGTACGGTGCTTCCGCTTGCTCCACAGCAAGACTTAAGCGCACTTTCTAACAATGCATGACAAAACTAgtgattaccggtataatgaaTGGCATAATTGCAGCATCAGTTTCCACAGACCTTATTGGGCCCAGGAACACGGTGTTACAATACGCATCTATATATTATACTGCCATATGTCTGAAAATATGAATGTGTTAcctggtgtttgtgtttacagacaAAGCTGAGGGTGGTCTGGAGTCACATGCTGATGAGGACATCTGACTGTTCTGTTCGGCCCTAAATTCCATCATCTCGTGTCTCCTGAGTGTGGTCCCTAGAAGAACAAAAGACAGTGACAACATAGGACAGTCTCAAACAAAAGTACATTGAAACCGCTCCTATGTAACCTTTTATGTTGGGTTTTAGTCACGCCAATGTATAGCTAAACACTTCATATCACTGTTGGGTTTTTGTGACATTTGGAGAATGCCCAGGTGTGGCATACTGTATAATGGGGTTGAAGGATAGGTGATTTGAGGTGTCTTGACGGATTTACTTGGAAAGTCTGGATCCCGTTCAACAAACTGGCCTTGTGGTCCATTCTCCAACATAGCCTCGAACAGCAGTTCTCGGGGAACCTGCATGCCCTCCTGCTTTAGGTAGATGCCACTTCTCAGCCAAGCCTCAGAGGTCAACTAAAGAAAAAAGGAACAATTCGTCATATAACATATTATCAGATGTCTCACCATCAGCTCGCTGAACCTTTGATGTTCGCTGaacattttatttagattttcaAGCCTACAGATATAAGAACTCCCTCTTTCCTCACTAAACAGAGAAATCAAAGGGGGTAAACAATCAGGATGGGGAATGAGATACAGGAATGAAGAGAGCGAgactgagtgaaagagagagtgagtgagttcaataaaaagaaagaaaaacagaaagaaagaaagagagacctGGTTCCGTAGATCCTGCTGCCTCTTCTGCAGTTTGTAGAATCTCTTCTCCCATAATTCCCTCTGGCTGTTGAGCTGGTTCTTCAGAGTCTGGATATCGTCCTCAGCAGCTGACAGCCTTTTGTGGAGGGGAAGCTTGTGCTTAAGCCTACTGGCATCACCACGGCCTAAAGAATGCATGCAGGTATTCATTAATATacaaaatcatcatcatcatcgtcatcttcTTTTCTGTTTCATCATCATCTTTACCACCATTACTTACACCAAAATGACCATGAATGTCATGATTATCACCATAGTAACCTTTGAATTAACTAGAGGGACTGTTAACCTGGCCAGAGGGCTCAGGCGTAAACTGTGGTTACTGTTGGGAGTGGCAGATAGACTGAAATTATACAAACACTGACATCTGCTGGACGGAAGGGTTTGGTTCATTACATTCATCATACACTAGACTGCATATCAGTTTTCTCACTAACATTTATACAGTGTTTTTCCTCTGGGAAGAAGCAAGAGATAATCAAAACAAAATGGAccttcataaaaatgtaaacaGAGGCCAAATATGTTGTTCCAAACTTTGTTTTCACAGAGGAATGTACTTTTGTGAATTGAAATAACCCGAAATCAATCATGAATATAGTGCAGACAATGTTAATATTGTACATGGATTTACCAAATAAAGATAGctgatatagatagatagatagatgtgatCAAGATGGATAATAATTAATCCAATTCAAGAATTTTGGATTCATTATTATATCTCCATAGGTATAAAATGTCCACTATCTGCCATATTTACTCCTGTGTTTCAACGGCATGTTTTATTAGCTAATGCTAATGAAATTAAGTTTTGTTTCTCAATATAACAATAAAGTTGTGCACCTGATCCATATGGTCCCCTTGGAGAGGTTTTTATTGCATGGTATGGACTGACCTGCAGAGGAAACATAAAATAAAGGAATAGGCCATGGGATGACATGGACCACTACAGTGTACACTTCAGACTCAACAGACCTTACAAAGTGTTAGAATGCTGAGATATGTAATATGTACGTTACATAGAATGTGCTGTAAGTCGTGAACTTGATATGCATCTTAGTTGAAACTATTTTCTCCTTCAGTGCACTTACATGCAAACATCTGGGCATGCTCGGGCATATGACATCATGATATTGTACTATTTGTGAAGTGAGAAGGAATAAATAATCCGCTGTAGtgaaattaatcaatcaatcaatcaatcaatcaatcaatcaatcaattaattaatcaaatgattcctttaaattcattatgaaatgctttttttaatttcttgaCCAAAAATGTTCAGTCCACAATCTTGGTGATAATGTCCTGATATTTCAACCAAAAAGCCAAGTTGCTAAAGTACCCTCAAAAGTGTCCTATTGGCTGGCCTTCAAAGTGTTACAGTTCCCTAGTTCCGCTTAATATGGAATAAGCTGTGAGGATTGCCTCTAGAGTAAGAAAATTCAACGTGTCACCATTAGAGTACCCTTCTAATGGTGAAAATGTGATGCAATGCCCTATGAGGTGCCCCTTAACATAATCTATAGTTGACCCTCCTGTGCCCTTCGATTGGAAAAGACTGTCATTATATATGGAGTGCCCTCTATGCCACCCCTACATTTCAGGGTACCATTTCTATTACAGAAGGCAGTGGAATGCGGTGCTGTAAAGTGTACTTTGGGTGAGAAAGCAGAAAGTCGtgggtggtggtagcgtagtggctaaggagctgggctagcatgcagtagcctgaaaagttgtgggttcaatacccggcttccaccgttgtgtccCTGAGCAAAACACCCCAAGTTACTCAGGGGACAAGGGCCCTTGTAATACAACTGACAAGTCGCTTTGGAGCTAAAAGTgtttgctaaatgaataaatgttaatgtaaaaGCATGCCAAAGAAGGTGCTCCTTCAGTGGAAAAATGTGTCATAAGTGCTCTTAGAAAGGGATAAACTCTTCTGAATATTCTGATGAAAAATCCTGATGTGCCTTCTTAGACGTTAAAAAAGCACTATGAAGTGCCCTTGCaatggaaagaaaaaaatcccAGTGAAAATTAGCTGTAGTGCCCTACAGCCTCTTTACCACACTCTCTAGGAAAGATTCTCCAAAATTCTAATATGTTTTTGCAAGGGGCAGATAGCTAGGCGAATATCTAGTTAGCATTTTGAAGTAATCTCATCTGTACTCTCCCTGTTTTGACTTTACAGTGAGTGCATTAGGCAAGGGTGTTCAGGGCTACAGCTTCACATTTCTATGAAAACACAATGAAAGTGAAACCGAATTTCAAAATCCAGATCATGATTCGTATCCAAATGATCAGGTTAGAGGATTGAGACACGGTGGCCCTCCTGCCTTGTCTAAAGTGAACTGGATGCGTAGTAGAAGTTATGCAACCGGATTGATTAGATTGTTAGACAAACGTACAGAAAAAATGACAATACCCTCCATGTCATATTATGGGTGAGAGTACTAATAACAGAGATATCCTGTTGCTGACTATTTCATCAAAGCAAGGTAAAAGCTCATTAAAAACTATGATGAATCTACTTTGTCATAATATGCAGAATAAGCCAGAATTTCTAACATTTTTCTTCGGGGGAGATCACCTGGACTCCCCCTCTAGGTCTGAACTATCAACACCTCAGGTCATGTGATATTATTTTCAGTTAACCATGTTTTGTATAAAGAGAAACAATTTCAAGCATATTAGTTTCCTGTTTGTTTCAACAGACGTCTTGTTACGTTTGTCTCCATGAATGATGAAAACTGTTTCATCATACTTGAGACATAGctttttggatgtgtgtgtgttggggggggaggCAAactcctttttatttgtttgcccCTTTCAAACATCCATTTGACATGCTGTCAATATAGTGCACCATCCTCTGTGTAACTATTTCAATGGTACCAGTTTCTCAAAGTGTACAGCACTCTGGAGTTTTAATGTGGTTGGTATGCATAGTAGGCTACGTGTAGACTGGgagaacccagacaaacctttggcaaatttgaaTTAGCTCAGGTCTATCTGGCAAAGAGGCCATTCACCCCCATTTCCAATGTTTCTAAAACCCCGGCACCAATCACAACCGTTGAGGTGAGCTTAACATGATGAATTCGAAGTAGTTTTTGAAAAACGCTCGTTTGTtgagatgtttttttcctgttgctctgcatatgttatctccttcattgctctgattggttttaggtctatccaattgggTCCATAGGCATTTTGAACGGCGTCCGTTGGTGATGTCCCTTGGAAATGGGAGGTGAATGAAGCTTGTCCAGACCCAATCTCAATTTCAACTGTAGACTGCACTTACCCAGAAAAACCTCCAGGTGAACAGTAACCCTTTGAATGTCCATACCAGTGCTGACCACAAGACGTATGTCACCATTCTGAGGCATGTTCACCAATGCATGGCAGCAGCTCTAGGTTTTACAGCtgttgaaaaaacaaacaaacaaacaaataaacagaccattatttaaatgacaataaCAAGAGGCTTCGGAATCCAATAAAGAATTACCCAAGGTAACCACCAAACTGTTACCCTCTAATGCAGGGCACCCATTCTAAAAATACTGACAAATGCAGGAGTATAGAGCCGATGCCAGAGAATGTGCAGACAGCACAGAGAGCTGTTTCCTGTATCTATTTGTGTTCTTCCCTTAAGCCTTTTTTCATTCACAGAGCTCATACCAACCTGCTGCTTACTACGCATACATTAAAAATGACTGTATATTTGAAGACAACACAACTAAATTCACAAAGCTGACATGTACCTCTAACACGAGTCGGCTCAGTCAGTAATCTTCTAGTACTCCATGCGCAGAGCAAAAGGCCATACGCTGTGTGGAAGCACTCCCTGACATGTTAGTGAGAGTTAGCCTGTTGCTATGCACACTAGGGCTGATTTGTAAATCTTACCTAATCCTCTTACCTAATCCATGCAGACGTACCTGCCTCAGACTTGCATTTGTATAGATAGAGACTGATTCAGGCTGGTCATCCCAAGTAACCCTGGTTCAAAAGCCTGACATGTCTAATTCAGATTCAAAGGCGGCCCAATATTTCATCTGTAATGTTCTGTAGTTATGCCTGtaaatgcatacaaacacactcaaacatggaAAATAacattgaattgaactgaaatgTAAGAGGTCATGTGGTGGTACACACAAATGACAACaaagactccctctctctctgcactctgtgtgtgtgtgtgtgtgtgtgtgtgtgtgtgtgtgtgtgtgtgcgcattagaaaatgttttttgacCTCCTCTGCCAGCAGCATTATGACTTATCCATGCAATTATATTCATTTACATCTTCTCAATGTGTGTGACAAATGGGTTTGGGGTGGGGGCATGTGTTATCACTCGCTCACAAATAGTATGTCCTCTATAATACTGTATATTACATATGACCCTGCAGTTCTACTTATTAACCACATGGGGGCATTCATTACTATGGTTTTTACTCTACTGTTTGGAAAACAAGGAAAGCTCTGAGTTTATGCTTGTTGGAAGAGCCAGGTGATTAAAGCTTCGTTgatatctaataataataataataataataataataataataataataagctttatttgtgtagcacctttcatacacagaatgcagctcaaagagCTTTACATTTggacatgtaacacaataataaagaagagtcagtcattatcagtcattcctcttcattgctgtggccgcttatgatccaatcagcaacatatcagaaatatttAGCagtctacagtatatatacagcggggaaaataagtattgaacacgtcaacatttttttcagtaagtatacttccaatgaagctatttgcatgacatttttaccagacattagtattaactcagataatccacccatgtaaaaaaaataccaaacattaaagtccataggtagttatgtgtaataaagtggaatgacacaggaaaaaagttttgaacacgcctgctgaaatttcttaaataggctactttgtggaaaagcctttattcgtaatgacagcttcaaggcatttcctgtgtGATGACATTAATTCAGTTacagtattctggtgtgattttggcccattcttttaaacagatagtcctttaatattaAAGATTCTAGGGGttcctcttgtgaatcctgatctttagtgaACTTCCAAAACTGAAGTCAAGGCCTTGACGTcatttctctgaaaccaattgagtttcctttgctgaatggtttgaatcattgtcctgctggaaagtctagccatgtctcatcctcatcatcctggtgaaTGTAAAGATTCTTCCGGAACAAAATGACTCTTTAAGTGCATTCCAttcatatgttttgcaacaataaggttgcaaaggtcttgggagagctctgcTTTtaacccatcatgaaatgtttcttgtgtgacaccttggtaacaaaaaacctttttatagcccaccagtatacatgtactaacccagcttatatcaatttgcacaaataggagggataatttctctaactacatatagattccagtttgttccttgccattccttgcctttgtgtaggcctactgcttttttcttagtgtgttcaatactttttccctgtgccattccacttttttactcataactctattttaatttaatgtttggatttttataaatgtgtatattaagttaatactaatgtccggtgaaaattgcatgcgaatagcctcactggtaGTATACTTAcggaaaaaaatgttgacgcgttcaatacttattttccccgctgtaggctttgctaacaaatgcttactgtatgctaacaaatgcttaggccctGTTGATGTGGACTCTAAACGGTTGGCcttagtaggcctatgttctCAGTAGGTGTTGTGATCAGACGTTTAAGGAACACAACGACCggaagactggcagccttaacccttaaccCCCTACAAGCacaccatatggcaactgtcgcaaggaaaaactcccacattccaggaagaaaccttgagcagaacctgacttaggaggagcccatctgcttctggcagatgaatgtagaataatctgaaaaagtagtctacaagaTAGGGTGAGTTAACTAAAGGCTCTCGATACAGGTGTTTTCAGGTCTTTTTAAAGATATTCACTGAACTCACCTGTTTGATGAGGCAAGGTGTTCCATAgctttggggcataatggataaaagcagattctccactttgcttgtggagcacttaAAAGATTAGCATTAGaagatctaagtttcctttgtggttgataagatgttaaaatacttatacttatacttcctttaagtacctctgttttgtcatttagtttttttttttaaatgctcatccactgattaacgGAGGTTAAGCATGTGAAAAgtgagcaaaggccatctgggttagttggctccacagaaatatacaattgggtatcatctgcatagctgtggaagtttacataatgCTGATGTTTCCTAacggaagcatatatagggaaaaGAGCAgttcccctgggccacaccaaaaggcaagttaTGTTTTACAGACACATGATCTAGAGTAacataaaaatctctgccagtaatgtaggttttaAACCAGTTTAGAACATTATCAGAGGGACctacccacttcgcaaggcggtgaattagaaTGTTACATCATTGGTGTTGAATGCCACACTCAAATCTAGAGGAATAAGGATTgggactttgtttgagtcagtagccagtctgagatcattgactatttctATACTAGgtccgtttctgtgctgtgatttgatctaaaacctgattggaatttttcaaagATACTGTTTTTGTCGAGGAAGGTATTTAGCTGACTTTTtccaagtactttgctcaggaaaggtaggtttgatataggcctgtagttatTCAGGATAGTATGGTCGAGATTTGACttgtaaaggtttcacaacatcttgagaataaagggagctaaactatcatatatgtttttgaggaatctagtagggattggatctaaagcACATATTGAGTCTGAGTTATAATTTTGCTaaactcagattgagtaatagtgctaaagaatCTTTTTtagggggctgtttttgggtgtactatcaaacgtATTACCTATGTTAGCCTCCTTATAAAAACTACTTTGCTTTTGAAGTCTGCAAATACTTTGCTTTTGAAGTCTGCAGCTACCACTCCAAAAACACAGTGGCAAGATTTCACATATCTCAGAGTCTATAGGTTACAACATGATCCCAAGTAGTTTGTGGGTACCTCAGCCATAGCCATTGATAGCCTCTGATAAATATATAGCATGAACTATAACTATTAATATGTAATATATAACAGATGAACAGACCATGTCTCC
Coding sequences within:
- the LOC125306075 gene encoding uncharacterized protein LOC125306075 codes for the protein MVTYVLWSALVWTFKGLLFTWRFFWVSPYHAIKTSPRGPYGSGRGDASRLKHKLPLHKRLSAAEDDIQTLKNQLNSQRELWEKRFYKLQKRQQDLRNQLTSEAWLRSGIYLKQEGMQVPRELLFEAMLENGPQGQFVERDPDFPRTTLRRHEMMEFRAEQNSQMSSSACDSRPPSALSVNTNTSVSSWRSGSGPHRVFVPHSPMDLQVGHRVRVLLPSGRISTGTLRYLGPVDDGSLDYHLGVELERADNGSQTGVHQGQHHFDCMPGHGAFVTFQKLLMAWE